The Balaenoptera acutorostrata chromosome 11, mBalAcu1.1, whole genome shotgun sequence genome segment ATGCGGGAGGAGCCGCGGCCGCGGCCTCCGCCCTCGGGCCTCGCGGGTCTCCTGTTCCTGGCTTTGTGCAGTCGGTGAGCAGTTCCCCCGTCACCCAGCCCACGAGAGAAAGCCCTGGGCTAGAGGCGGGGCGGGAGGAGTCAGAGGGGGCGCGAGGCCTGGACCACAGACCCTCAAATGCCTTCTCGGTTCCCAGGGCCCTAAGCAATGAGATTCTGGGTCTGAAGCTGCCCGGCGAGCCGCCGCTGACCGCCAACACCGTATGCTTGACGCTGTCGGGCCTGAGCAAGCGGCAGTTAGGCCTGTGCCTGCGCAGCCCCGACGTGACGGCGTCCGCGCTTCAGGGCCTGCACATCGCGGTCCACGAGTGTCAGCACCAGCTGCGTGACCAGCGCTGGAACTGCTCGGCGCTCGAGGGCGGCGGCCGCCTGCCGCACCACAGCGCCATCCTCAAGCGCGGTGAGCCTGACAGGGCGGGTCTGCGCCGTCgccggggctggggggcggggggcaggccgAGGCGAGCGGAGGCGGGAAGGGACGAGTTCACGACTCCGGGAGGGGCCTCTCCGGGAATTCCCCCCAGAGCCGCGCGCGGAGTAGGGTCTGGCCACCCGTCTGGGGCCCCGTGCTTCTGACTTCCACCTGCGCACTGCCGGCAAGGCAACTGGGTCCCTGCTCCCCTACCTTAGGGCCCCCCCTTTCCTGCCTCCGCCCAGCTGATCTGGGCTGCACCTGCGAGCAAGAGATGCCCCCAGCCCTGGAAACTTCAAATGccccccttcttcccctcccccagttttCTGTCCCTCCCTCGCCATGGGACAAGCCCAGGCTGGTGTCCCCAGAGCCTCAGCGGGGGTGGGGTGACGCCCCCAACCGTTTAAGGGTTAAACCCACTCCCCTAATTACTGGGGTTCCCAGGAGCAGAAGGTGGGAACAAAGACCCTGATGGCTTTGAAGCCAGGGAGCGTCCCCCTCCTCTGTGCTGTGAGGGCCCCAGGTGGCTCTCACCTGAGCAGGTGAGGAGTGGCTGGAGGGGTGGAGAACAGGTCACTTCGGGGCCTGGTCTGGGGGCCCTGGTCTGAGAGGCAGCCCTGTCTCTTGCCAGGCCATGCCCGAGTTTACTCCCTAGAGGAGTAAACATCCATCTCAGTCTCAGCCCAAGGGTGGGGGCAATACTTTGGGGACCACAGGGTTAATAGGCAGCTGCCATCTTCAGGGGAATTCCCAAGACTTGTGCAAACAGCTTCCCCCCTGGAGGGTTGGGGTTGGAGGATCAGGAGGCTGGGCCAGGAGCCCTGCGTCCTGGGGTGGGAGAGGCCTGGCCCCTAGAGAGGTGCTGTCTCTCATCCAGTCAGGGCTCCAGAGAGCCCCTGCCTAGAAGGAAGTGAGGGACCCCCTCCATTTCCACAGGGCCTGGTGTAGGCGAAGGCTTTGATGCCCAAATGAGAAGCGTGTCTATCTAAGCCCGGGAAAGGCTTGTCATCCTGAGCCTCTGTGACCCCCAAAACATAACAAAGAAGCCAATATTTTAAGAGGGCCTTAGGGAGAAtcacccccacctctctccctctcccagtgTTTTATAGAGTAATAGCAGGTTAGGATAAACATAAAGGGCAGTCTTAATGGGCAATAGTCTTATAAaactagaagctggaaaaaggaaGGACAGCTCCACAGCTCCCGTACTTTGGGGATGTTGGAGTGGTGGAGGGTAGGTTGGTTAAAAGGCTGATTAAAATAATCttgaattacacacacacacacacacacacacacacacacacacacacacacacacacacaaaaccaaaggACTCTGCTTCCACCCCACCTGCAGGGCTGGGGAATTTCTAAGGCTTTCAGATGTAGAACTAAGTGAACACATCTTCAAAGACCTCAGGGACTCTCTCTTAGTCATCTCTCAACCCCAGGGGTCTTTCCCTTTAGGCTAGCTCTTTCATCCATACCTGAAAATCCCAGACTTAACAGAGCAAGAATGGGCCTCAGGGATGATCTCAAACCATCCTCTccctttaaagatgaggaaactgaggctctgtgcTTTCGGTTCCCTTACTTCCCGTGTGACTTGCTCCCAAATTACTCAGCTGGTAAATGGCAGGATCAGGAGTCAGGAGTTTCTGGAATTGGAGTGTGGCTGTTTATTTCCTTTGGCCTCCTTACTCTCAGCTGCCTGTCAGACTTACCCCTACCATCAAAACCTTTTCATCCCCAGGTTTCCGAGAGAGCGCTTTTTCCTTCTCCATGCTGGCTGCTGGGGTCATGCATGCGGTAGCCACAGCCTGCAGCCTGGGCAAGCTGGTGAGCTGCAGCTGTGGCTGGAAGGGCAGTGGCGAGCAGGATCGGCTGAGGGCCAAACTGCTGCAGCTGCAGGCTCTGTCCCGGGGCAAGAGTtttccccactccctgcccagCCCGGGCCCCGGCTcaggccccagccctggcccccagGACACATGGGAATGGGGTGGCTGTAACCATGACATGGACTTTGGAGAGAAGTTCTCTCGGGATTTCTTGGATTCCAGGGAAGC includes the following:
- the WNT10B gene encoding protein Wnt-10b, whose translation is MREEPRPRPPPSGLAGLLFLALCSRALSNEILGLKLPGEPPLTANTVCLTLSGLSKRQLGLCLRSPDVTASALQGLHIAVHECQHQLRDQRWNCSALEGGGRLPHHSAILKRGFRESAFSFSMLAAGVMHAVATACSLGKLVSCSCGWKGSGEQDRLRAKLLQLQALSRGKSFPHSLPSPGPGSGPSPGPQDTWEWGGCNHDMDFGEKFSRDFLDSREAPRDIQARMRIHNNRVGRQVVTENLKRKCKCHGTSGSCQFKTCWRSAPEFRVVGAALRERLGRAIFIDTHNRNSGAFQPRLRPRRLSGELVYFEKSPDFCERDPTMGSPGTRGRACNKTSRLLDGCGSLCCGRGHNVLRQTRAERCHCRFHWCCYVLCDECKVTEWVNVCK